Proteins from a genomic interval of Rubinisphaera italica:
- the pnp gene encoding polyribonucleotide nucleotidyltransferase — translation MSGKQIVVEKEIAGRQLKMTTGEIGKQASGVVMVQYGETSLMVAAQTGPARMGIDFFPLTVDYRERYAAAGKFPGGFIKREGRPSTHEILTARLTDRPLRPLFPKGFRDEVQIQTVVLSSDQENPSDVLSINGASAALCISPIPFQGPIGAVRVGMVDDKLILFPTDEQTKSGDLDLVVAGNRESILMIEGFGRQIPEDVMIDALLFAHKAIGDLCELQEELAGKVGVEKNEFTSPAENPFVSIVRKDALDDLKKARQNPKKTERSAAAAEIKQELIDKYFPEGAEEDSEGRTIGDFKEAFYQVDKQACRDLTVNGHRLDGRSPNELRDVSCRVGITPRVHGSALFTRGETQSIASLTLGTVRDQQRVEDLFGEHTKRFMLDYNFPSWSVGECRPIRGPGRREIGHGALAERSVQWVLPDESVFPYTIRIISDITESNGSSSMASVCNATLALMDAGVPIKQPVAGISVGMVKEGDKYALLTDIIGDEDHFGDMDFKIAGTQKGITGIQLDLKIDGINEEIMRKTLEQARKARLELLRSMLTEIRRPRKEISMLAPRIETVKIDPEKIGLLIGPGGKNIRQLQEDTGTQIDISDDGTVTIAASKGTGAEDAKARIEAMTEEVRVGRVYNGTVIAIKDFGAFVEIAPGKDGLCHISELSNGFVKNVGDVVKIGDKLEVKVIAVDEQNRVKLSRKALLPDAEEEKAKDDDDSEDEEDLSFDD, via the coding sequence GAAAACAAATTGTTGTTGAGAAGGAAATCGCAGGTCGTCAGCTGAAAATGACGACTGGAGAAATTGGGAAACAGGCCAGTGGCGTTGTCATGGTTCAATACGGCGAGACCAGCTTGATGGTCGCCGCTCAAACAGGTCCCGCTCGAATGGGGATCGACTTTTTTCCACTGACTGTTGATTATCGCGAACGCTATGCCGCAGCCGGGAAGTTTCCTGGTGGTTTCATTAAACGGGAAGGTCGTCCTTCGACTCACGAAATTCTGACGGCTCGATTGACCGACCGTCCCCTTCGCCCATTGTTTCCCAAGGGATTCCGTGACGAAGTTCAAATTCAAACTGTCGTGCTCTCCAGTGATCAGGAAAATCCCTCGGATGTCCTCTCGATCAACGGAGCCAGTGCCGCTCTGTGTATTTCACCGATTCCCTTCCAGGGGCCAATCGGAGCCGTGCGGGTTGGTATGGTCGATGACAAACTGATTCTCTTCCCGACCGACGAACAGACCAAATCGGGCGATCTGGATCTGGTTGTTGCCGGTAATCGGGAATCGATTCTGATGATCGAAGGTTTCGGTCGCCAGATTCCAGAAGATGTGATGATTGATGCTCTGCTGTTCGCTCACAAAGCGATTGGCGACCTGTGCGAATTGCAGGAAGAACTGGCTGGCAAAGTCGGCGTCGAGAAGAATGAATTCACCAGCCCGGCTGAGAACCCATTCGTCTCCATCGTTCGCAAAGATGCCCTCGATGATTTGAAGAAGGCTCGACAGAATCCGAAAAAAACGGAACGCTCTGCGGCAGCCGCTGAAATCAAGCAGGAACTGATTGACAAGTACTTCCCTGAGGGAGCCGAGGAAGATAGCGAAGGTCGCACCATCGGCGATTTCAAAGAAGCCTTCTATCAGGTTGACAAGCAGGCCTGTCGTGATTTGACCGTGAATGGTCATCGTCTCGACGGTCGTTCTCCCAATGAATTGCGGGATGTCTCCTGCCGGGTCGGTATTACTCCTCGCGTTCATGGTTCTGCCCTGTTCACACGCGGTGAAACTCAGTCGATCGCTTCGCTGACACTCGGAACCGTTCGCGATCAACAACGGGTTGAAGACCTGTTCGGCGAGCATACCAAGCGATTCATGCTCGATTACAACTTCCCATCGTGGTCGGTTGGCGAATGTCGTCCGATCCGAGGACCAGGACGTCGCGAAATCGGTCACGGAGCTTTGGCAGAACGATCTGTTCAATGGGTTCTGCCAGATGAATCGGTTTTCCCATACACGATTCGAATTATCTCTGATATTACCGAATCGAACGGAAGTAGCTCAATGGCTTCTGTTTGTAACGCGACTCTGGCTCTGATGGATGCCGGTGTGCCGATCAAACAGCCTGTCGCTGGTATTTCTGTCGGGATGGTTAAAGAAGGCGACAAGTACGCTCTCCTGACTGACATCATCGGCGATGAAGATCACTTCGGCGATATGGACTTCAAAATTGCCGGAACCCAAAAGGGAATCACCGGGATTCAGCTCGATCTCAAAATTGATGGGATCAATGAAGAGATCATGCGGAAGACTTTGGAGCAGGCCCGCAAGGCTCGCCTCGAACTTCTCCGTTCGATGCTGACTGAAATTCGTCGTCCCCGCAAAGAAATTTCGATGCTGGCTCCACGAATTGAAACTGTCAAAATCGATCCTGAAAAAATTGGTCTGCTGATCGGACCTGGCGGAAAAAACATTCGTCAGCTTCAGGAAGATACCGGCACTCAAATCGATATCTCCGACGACGGAACCGTGACAATTGCTGCTTCCAAGGGAACCGGAGCGGAAGATGCCAAAGCTCGCATTGAAGCAATGACCGAAGAAGTTCGCGTTGGTCGTGTTTACAACGGAACTGTTATTGCGATCAAAGATTTCGGAGCATTCGTTGAAATCGCACCAGGCAAAGATGGACTTTGTCACATC